The Thermodesulfobacteriota bacterium genome includes the window ACGGGTGACCTTCGCCGACGCGGTCACCAGCCTCGCCAAGCTGGTGGGTTGAAGGAGCCGATGCCATGGCCTTCCGTTTCCGCCTGGAGACCCTTCTTCGCTACCGCCAGGACCTGGAAGACGCCGCGGAGCGGGAGCTGGGCCGGCAGGCCCACATCCTGACCGGGCTCCAGGAGGAGCTGGCCGCCATTGGCCGCCGCCTGGCCACCCTGCGCCAGGAGCTGGAGATCCAGCAGGCCGAAGGGATGGCGGTGGTGCGGCTGCGGCTCTATCTGCACGGCATCAGCCATTTCGAGCGCCTGCGGGGCGAGCAGGAGACCCGCATCCAGGTGCAGGCCCACGCGGTGGACAAGGCCCGGGCCGATCTGGTGCGGCGGCGCCAGGAGCGCCAGATCGTGGAGAGGCTCCGGGAGCGGCAGGCGGAGCGGTACCTTCTGGAGGAGCGCCGGCACCAGGACCGGCAGGCGGATGCAATGGCGGTCCTGCGCTTCCGCCATGCCGGGCCAGGGGAGGTGAGCCCATGATGCGGCGAGACGCCTTCTTGGCATACCGCGCCGCTGGGCAGGGGGGCGTGGCACCCGGCCGCGGTCGTCGTCCCGGGCCCTGGCTGGCGGCCGGTCTGGCGCTTGCCTGCTGCCTCACCCTGGGCAGCGCCACCGGTA containing:
- the fliJ gene encoding flagellar export protein FliJ; translation: MAFRFRLETLLRYRQDLEDAAERELGRQAHILTGLQEELAAIGRRLATLRQELEIQQAEGMAVVRLRLYLHGISHFERLRGEQETRIQVQAHAVDKARADLVRRRQERQIVERLRERQAERYLLEERRHQDRQADAMAVLRFRHAGPGEVSP